From Streptomyces chrestomyceticus JCM 4735, one genomic window encodes:
- a CDS encoding 5-(carboxyamino)imidazole ribonucleotide synthase has product MVGGGQLARMTHEAGIPLGIKFKLLSNAPQESAAQVVSEVVIGDHRDLDTLRAFARGCDVITFDHEHVPTEHLRALEADGIPVRPGPDALVHAQDKGVMRAKLDAIGAPCPRHRIVADPADVERFAAEINGGGAQRLDEGRWPGDGRDGGFPVVLKTVRGGYDGKGVWVVRSSKEAAEPFRAGVPVLAEEKVPFVRELAANVVRSPHGQAVAYPVVESVQVDGVCDTVIAPAPDLSDALSGQAQELALRIAHELGVVGHLAVELFETADGRILVNELAMRPHNSGHWTQDGAITSQFANHLRAVLDLPLGDPRPRARWTVMANVLGGDYPDMYSAYLHCMARDPRLKIHMYGKDVKPGRKVGHVNTYGDDLADVRERAAHAAGYLRGTITE; this is encoded by the coding sequence ATGGTCGGCGGCGGTCAGCTCGCCCGTATGACCCACGAGGCGGGCATCCCCCTCGGCATCAAGTTCAAGCTCCTCAGCAACGCTCCGCAGGAGTCGGCGGCCCAGGTGGTCAGCGAGGTCGTCATCGGCGACCACCGCGACCTGGACACGCTGCGCGCCTTCGCCCGTGGCTGTGATGTGATCACTTTCGATCACGAGCATGTCCCCACCGAGCACTTGAGGGCTCTGGAGGCCGACGGCATCCCCGTCCGGCCCGGCCCCGACGCGCTCGTGCACGCCCAGGACAAGGGGGTGATGCGAGCGAAGCTCGACGCGATCGGGGCACCCTGTCCCCGGCACCGTATCGTCGCCGATCCGGCGGACGTGGAGCGGTTCGCCGCAGAGATCAACGGGGGCGGCGCGCAGCGCCTCGATGAGGGGCGGTGGCCGGGCGACGGGCGGGACGGCGGCTTCCCGGTCGTCCTCAAGACCGTCCGCGGCGGCTACGACGGCAAGGGCGTCTGGGTCGTACGATCCTCCAAGGAGGCCGCCGAGCCGTTCCGCGCCGGAGTGCCGGTGCTGGCCGAGGAGAAGGTCCCCTTCGTACGGGAACTGGCCGCCAACGTGGTCCGCTCGCCGCACGGCCAGGCCGTCGCGTACCCGGTCGTGGAGTCCGTCCAGGTCGACGGCGTCTGCGACACCGTGATCGCGCCCGCCCCGGACCTCTCCGACGCGCTGTCCGGCCAGGCCCAGGAGCTGGCGCTGCGCATCGCGCACGAACTCGGCGTGGTCGGCCATCTCGCGGTCGAGCTGTTCGAGACCGCCGACGGCCGCATCCTCGTCAACGAGCTGGCCATGCGCCCGCACAACTCCGGCCACTGGACCCAGGACGGCGCGATCACCTCGCAGTTCGCCAACCACCTGCGGGCCGTCCTCGACCTGCCGCTCGGCGACCCCCGCCCGCGCGCGCGGTGGACGGTGATGGCCAACGTCCTCGGCGGCGATTATCCGGACATGTATTCCGCGTACCTCCATTGCATGGCACGGGACCCGCGGCTGAAGATCCATATGTACGGAAAGGACGTGAAGCCCGGCCGCAAGGTCGGACACGTCAACACCTACGGCGACGACCTGGCCGACGTGCGAGAGCGCGCCGCGCACGCCGCCGGCTACCTGCGAGGAACCATCACCGAATGA
- the purE gene encoding 5-(carboxyamino)imidazole ribonucleotide mutase, whose translation MSASTSPSVGIVMGSDSDWPVMEAAAKALDEFEIPYEVDVVSAHRMPHEMIAYGEEAAGRGLKAIVAGAGGAAHLPGMLASVTPLPVIGVPVPLKYLDGMDSLLSIVQMPAGVPVATVSVGGARNAGLLAARMLAAHDPDLLARMREFQQHLNEQATEKGKRLRNKVASPAFGFGSGK comes from the coding sequence ATGAGTGCGAGCACTTCCCCCTCGGTCGGCATCGTCATGGGCTCCGACTCCGACTGGCCCGTCATGGAGGCCGCCGCCAAGGCCCTCGACGAGTTCGAGATCCCCTACGAGGTCGACGTCGTCTCCGCGCACCGGATGCCGCACGAGATGATCGCGTACGGCGAGGAGGCCGCCGGCCGCGGCCTGAAGGCGATCGTCGCGGGCGCCGGGGGAGCGGCCCACCTGCCGGGGATGCTCGCCTCGGTCACCCCGCTGCCGGTCATCGGCGTGCCCGTACCGCTGAAGTACCTGGACGGCATGGACTCGCTGCTGTCCATCGTGCAGATGCCGGCCGGCGTGCCCGTCGCCACCGTCTCGGTCGGCGGCGCCCGCAACGCCGGGCTGCTCGCCGCCCGGATGCTCGCCGCCCACGACCCCGACCTGCTGGCCCGGATGCGCGAGTTCCAGCAGCACCTGAACGAGCAGGCCACCGAGAAGGGCAAGCGGCTGCGCAACAAGGTCGCCTCGCCGGCCTTCGGCTTCGGGAGCGGCAAGTGA